The following are encoded together in the Ranitomeya imitator isolate aRanImi1 chromosome 4, aRanImi1.pri, whole genome shotgun sequence genome:
- the LOC138674601 gene encoding uncharacterized protein, whose translation MPHHRLTPQQNCLLLHTALLLLHLHSELEQSRRRRDSRRQKRMWVHPIIQEREEKGHFHVLYRDLRSFPDKFSQFCRLSIEAFDRLLILLGPHVAYEDTVMRRAISAEERLLITLRFLATGESYTSLHLQLRVGKSTILKIVRCTCTVIWQKLQPIVMPCPTEETWLQVAAGFQTVANFPNCVGAVDGKHVRVLNPPRSRFFNYKKYFSVVLMAVAGAHYKFVAIDVGAYGSSGDSRVLQSSQIGLQILRNGSTLPAPRPLPGSTHPVPFVMVSDEAFPLKPHLLRPYPRRALDDRRRIFNYRLSRARRYVECTFGIMCSRWRIFHTAIQLDPETVDTVIKACCVLHNYAREYSTEVVEEPQVSELDAVDNFGQGRQCNTGVRVRETFADYFMSPEGAVHWQYSCAGVEQPKLQRRSDA comes from the exons ATGCCGCACCATCGTCTAACTCCACAACAGAACTGCCTACTATTGCATACGGCACTGCTTTTGCTGCACCTCCACAGCGAGCTG gagcaatctcggagaagaagggatagcagacgccaaaaaaggatgtgggttcatcccattATTCAGGAAcgggaggaaaagggacacttccatgttctttatcgggatttaaggag cTTTCCAGATAAATTTTCTCAGTTTTGTCGGCTTTCCATTGAGGCATTTGATCGTCTTCTAATTCTTCTTGGTCCACACGTCGCTTACGAAGATACGGTCATGCGAAGAGCAATCTCTGCagaagaaaggctgctcatcaccttgcg gtttttagccacaggagagagctacacatccctgcacctccaacttAGGGTTGGCAAATCCACCATCTTGAAAATTGTacggtgcacatgtaccgtcatctggcagaagttgcagcccatcgtgatgccttgcccaaccgaggagacttggctgcaggttgcagcaggctttcaaactgtggccaatttccccaactgcgtaGGTGCTGTTGATGGCAAACATGTTAGAGTGCTGAACCCACcacgatcacgcttctttaattataaaaaGTATTTTTCGGTGGTCTTAATGGCGGTGGCTGGCgcacattacaagtttgttgccatcgacgtcggtgcttatggcagttctggagactctcgggtgctgcaatcatcacagattggacttcaaattcttcgaAATGGcagcacgctcccagccccaagacctttgccgggttccacacatccagtgccctttgtgatggtatcggatgaggcatttcccttgaagccccacctgctgcgcccatacccacgaagagcactagatgaccggcggaggatttttaattataggctgagccgtgcacgaagatatgtggaatgtaccttcgggatcatgtgtagtcggtggaggatctttcacactgccatccagttagatccggagaccgtggacactgtgataaaggcatgctgtgtgctccacaactatgctcgggaATACAGCACTGAGGTAGTTGAGGAGCCACAGGTGTCAGAATTAGATGCAGTGGACAACTTTGGTCAAGGAAGGCAATGTAAcacgggtgtgcgtgtgagagaaaccttcgcagactacttcatgagtcctgaaggtgccgtgcactggcaatactcttgTGCCGGTGTTGAGCAGCCTAAACTGCAGAGAAGATCGGATGCCTAA